From one Calderihabitans maritimus genomic stretch:
- a CDS encoding phosphate-starvation-inducible PsiE family protein, with protein sequence MKISRILIGAEYLIHILIAVILLFATAGIFLLSIRELQEFSLLTILTLISNALLMLIVKEILWTVLRFLKRQDFNISSFLFIGIISSIRQMLFVEAQKSIAEVDVVTYFIELGLNAAVILILMVSYFLWKKAENYSRPYN encoded by the coding sequence TTGAAAATTTCACGCATCCTTATTGGTGCTGAATACCTGATCCATATTTTGATAGCTGTCATACTTCTTTTTGCTACCGCCGGGATTTTTCTTTTATCTATACGGGAACTGCAGGAATTTTCATTACTTACCATCCTCACCCTTATCAGCAATGCTCTATTAATGCTTATTGTTAAAGAAATTCTCTGGACTGTTCTTAGATTCTTGAAACGCCAGGACTTTAATATCAGCTCTTTTCTTTTCATTGGTATTATATCCAGTATCCGCCAGATGCTTTTTGTTGAAGCTCAAAAATCCATTGCAGAGGTTGATGTGGTTACTTATTTTATAGAATTAGGGCTTAATGCAGCAGTTATTCTTATTTTGATGGTTTCTTATTTCCTTTGGAAAAAAGCGGAAAATTATTCCCGGCCTTACAATTAA
- a CDS encoding sigma-54 interaction domain-containing protein → MEDNFLENLVFLAAESLPIGILVVDEVGKIIYLNKAFQNLAGIPNEAVKKNINDVMEETLMSQVLKTGEIVTKIIFTANGQEAVLEERPLFHNGKLVGGISLLISQEVRSIQMLKHKLSLLEQEIEHYQERLAVRNIPDKHFQPFISNNPKMQEVVKLAERVAASDVNILITGETGTGKDLLSTAIHHKSKRANRPFIKINCAAIPANLLESELFGYEGGAFTSARSTGKPGKFELAHKGTIFLDEIGDMPLEMQAKILRVIQEREFERVGGTKPIKVDVRIIAATNRDLKDMVDKKLFREDLYFRLNVVELHLPPLRERREDIPYLIRTILAKLCHRYEIPAPEIDPAAFQMLMNYDWPGNVRELENVLERAINLAPSRYIGPEHLPPALRDGMPVGEMDPKGLLGMMVDNFEKQKIIDALKATGGNKVRAAKMLGISRTGLYKKLRKYGLLTKVYTKK, encoded by the coding sequence GTGGAGGACAATTTTCTAGAAAATCTTGTATTTCTCGCCGCGGAAAGTCTGCCCATAGGGATACTGGTTGTTGATGAGGTCGGGAAAATTATCTATTTGAATAAAGCTTTTCAGAATTTAGCTGGGATACCCAACGAGGCAGTTAAAAAAAATATAAACGACGTTATGGAAGAAACGCTTATGTCCCAGGTATTAAAAACGGGAGAAATTGTGACAAAGATTATATTTACCGCTAATGGCCAGGAAGCGGTTCTGGAGGAAAGACCGCTTTTCCATAACGGTAAATTAGTCGGAGGGATAAGTTTACTCATTTCTCAGGAAGTGCGTTCAATTCAAATGTTAAAACATAAACTTTCTTTATTAGAACAAGAGATAGAACATTACCAGGAAAGGCTGGCAGTAAGAAACATTCCCGACAAGCACTTTCAACCTTTTATCAGCAATAATCCCAAGATGCAGGAAGTAGTGAAATTGGCAGAGCGGGTGGCCGCCAGCGATGTCAACATTTTAATCACTGGGGAAACCGGAACGGGAAAGGATCTATTAAGTACTGCGATTCACCATAAAAGTAAACGGGCGAACCGACCATTTATTAAGATCAATTGTGCAGCCATACCGGCGAACCTGCTGGAATCGGAACTTTTTGGGTACGAAGGAGGGGCCTTTACCAGTGCCCGAAGTACCGGAAAACCTGGCAAATTTGAACTGGCCCATAAAGGGACGATATTTCTGGATGAAATTGGTGACATGCCTTTGGAGATGCAGGCAAAAATTTTACGGGTAATTCAGGAGCGGGAGTTTGAGAGAGTAGGAGGTACTAAACCAATTAAAGTAGATGTGAGAATCATTGCTGCCACCAATCGGGATTTAAAGGATATGGTCGATAAAAAGTTATTCCGGGAGGATTTATATTTCCGTCTCAATGTAGTGGAACTGCATCTTCCCCCCTTAAGGGAACGCCGGGAAGACATTCCCTATTTAATACGTACCATACTGGCAAAACTTTGCCACCGATATGAAATACCGGCCCCAGAAATTGATCCTGCAGCCTTTCAAATGTTGATGAATTATGATTGGCCGGGTAATGTTAGGGAATTGGAGAATGTATTAGAGCGGGCCATAAATCTTGCGCCATCGAGATATATTGGGCCGGAACATCTTCCTCCAGCCCTTCGCGACGGAATGCCAGTTGGAGAAATGGACCCCAAAGGTTTGTTGGGGATGATGGTGGATAATTTTGAGAAACAAAAGATTATTGATGCCTTGAAAGCAACCGGTGGGAATAAAGTACGAGCGGCCAAAATGTTGGGAATTTCCCGCACCGGACTATACAAAAAATTAAGAAAATATGGACTGTTAACTAAAGTGTACACAAAAAAGTGA
- a CDS encoding 4Fe-4S dicluster domain-containing protein, whose amino-acid sequence MPALAKLPKERTDTNFLEQILALPGGETILKCMQCGTCSGSCPTSYQMDYTPRRIIAMIRAGMKEQVLRSAAIWLCASCYSCSVRCPRGIEFTEIMYLLKSLAIKENILPEKHDSSTFYRVFSDIVIDTGRLNENKLIARYSFETDASRLWKQFAPLGFKLLLRRRISFIPAKIKNKEEFRRLIQNARIRGDIQ is encoded by the coding sequence TTGCCCGCATTAGCCAAGTTGCCAAAGGAACGAACCGATACAAATTTTTTGGAACAAATTTTAGCCCTGCCTGGCGGAGAAACCATTCTGAAATGCATGCAATGTGGCACCTGCTCGGGTTCATGCCCGACCAGTTATCAAATGGATTACACGCCCCGGCGGATCATCGCTATGATACGGGCGGGAATGAAAGAACAGGTTTTACGAAGTGCCGCCATCTGGTTATGCGCGTCCTGTTATTCATGTAGTGTTCGCTGCCCCCGGGGTATAGAATTTACAGAAATCATGTATTTGCTCAAATCTCTAGCTATAAAGGAAAATATTTTACCGGAAAAGCACGACAGTTCTACTTTTTACCGCGTCTTCAGTGATATTGTGATAGACACCGGTCGACTGAATGAAAACAAACTAATTGCCCGGTATTCCTTTGAAACAGACGCCAGCCGGCTCTGGAAGCAATTTGCGCCTTTAGGCTTTAAACTCTTGCTCCGCCGGCGTATAAGCTTTATTCCTGCCAAAATCAAGAATAAAGAGGAGTTTAGGCGCTTAATTCAAAATGCTCGCATAAGAGGTGACATCCAATGA
- a CDS encoding CoB--CoM heterodisulfide reductase iron-sulfur subunit B family protein, protein MKYAYYPGCSLHASAKDYDLSLKATCKKLSIDLIEVDDWNCCGATAAPSVDPVLAIALAARNLARAESKETDVAVACNACYSALKRTAEKLNKYSQINEQVQTMLQEVGLNFSGKIKVKHLLEVLASLDAEEWEKHIVKPLTGLKVACYYGCQIVRPRTFDDPEQPRTLDMLMQRLGAEAVPFYHKTKCCGGALSTTKEKVALKMVKEILLEAASQQADLIVTVCPLCQLNLDAYQDKVNETFGTNLEIPVIYFTQLTGLALGANSRQLGLDKPIVSPAKALANFL, encoded by the coding sequence ATGAAATATGCGTATTATCCCGGATGTTCCCTTCACGCCTCGGCGAAAGATTACGACCTATCTTTAAAGGCGACATGTAAAAAATTGTCTATTGATTTAATCGAAGTAGATGACTGGAATTGTTGCGGGGCGACTGCAGCACCTTCAGTGGACCCTGTATTAGCCATTGCACTGGCAGCCAGGAATTTAGCCCGGGCGGAAAGCAAAGAAACCGACGTGGCGGTAGCATGTAATGCATGCTACTCAGCATTAAAGCGGACGGCGGAAAAGTTGAATAAGTATTCCCAGATAAATGAACAGGTGCAGACAATGCTACAAGAAGTGGGTTTGAATTTTTCCGGAAAGATAAAGGTTAAACATTTGCTGGAAGTTCTTGCTTCCCTCGATGCCGAAGAGTGGGAAAAGCATATTGTTAAACCCCTGACAGGTTTGAAAGTAGCTTGCTATTACGGGTGTCAAATTGTACGTCCCAGAACCTTCGATGACCCTGAGCAGCCCCGAACGCTGGACATGTTAATGCAGCGCCTCGGGGCGGAAGCAGTACCGTTCTATCATAAAACCAAATGCTGTGGCGGTGCGCTATCGACTACCAAAGAAAAAGTGGCGTTAAAAATGGTTAAGGAAATTTTACTTGAAGCTGCTTCGCAACAGGCAGACCTTATCGTAACCGTTTGTCCTTTATGCCAGCTAAACCTCGATGCCTATCAAGATAAAGTTAATGAAACATTTGGGACCAATCTGGAGATACCGGTAATTTATTTTACCCAGCTTACCGGTCTGGCCTTGGGTGCCAACAGTCGCCAATTAGGACTGGACAAGCCCATTGTTTCTCCGGCCAAAGCTTTAGCAAACTTCCTTTAG